The Paenibacillus sp. FSL R7-0345 DNA segment GGCTCATCCAGTACCAGCAGCTTCGGCTTGTGAATGAGCGCAGAGATAATCGCCAGCTTCTGCTTCATGCCATGGGAATATCCGGAGATCAGATCCCCGAGATGGGGGGTCAGCTGAAAAGCGCCGCCGTATTTGGCAATGAGCAGCTCACGGTCCTTCCGGGATACGTTAAACAGATCGCCGATGAAGCTCAGGTACTGAATCCCTGTGAGATGGTCGTACAGATCCGGATTGTCAGGAATGTACGCGATCCGTGATTTGCAGGCCAAAGGGTCTTTTTTCATCGAAATACCGTCGATTTCAATCTCACCCTCTTCAAAATCCATTACGCCCACGACCGCCCGGATCGTCGTCGTTTTGCCTGCCCCGTTATGTCCGATAAAGCCGTAAATGTCCCCTTTTTCGACTGTAAGACTCAGGTTATGTACGGCTTTCTTTCCGCCCTTATAGCTTTTGGAAAACTGTCTGATGGTTAGCATGCCTTCACCTCTCCCATACTGTTAATCAACTGACTGTAATACGCTCAGCCAAGGGGAATCGTTCATTCTTACGGATAAAAAAATCGTTGTAACCTTTTTGCACCTTTGTCCGTCTATGAAAGCAAATAACAACAAACTACACCCTGAGGTGAATTCTAATGAAAAAATCATTCAAACTTGTTACACTATCTGCCGCAGCCGCCATTGCGTTCAGCTTTGCCGGAGAACAATTTGCTTCCGCTGCTGCTTTTTCCGATCTGAATAATGTAGCAGATAAAGAAAAAATCATCGCTCTGCAGGATCAGGGGCTGGTCAAAGGAATTAGCACAACGAAGTTCGGCCCGCATCTGCCGATCTCTGAAGCGGAGGGTGTGCAGATGATCGTCAATGCAGCCGGCCTCAATCTGGATACGATCCGGTTTGTGAAAGCGCCGAAGGCTTCCGATTATTTTGTGAATGCGAATGATTCTGCATGGTACGCACAGGCACTCATCATTGCCGGTGTACACGGCCTGGACCTGCCGGCTGATCTGCAGCCGGGCAGCAAGCTGACGCGGGAAGCCTTTACCCATCAGCTGATTGATGCAATTGAGCTGGGCGGCCGCCTGCCGATGATCAAAATCGCCCCTGTGGAATTCGCAGATCAGGATCAGGTAACGGCAGAGTATTCCGGCTCACTCCAGCGTGCTTTGGCTTACGGGGTAGTGAAGCTGGACAATAACGGCAAGCTGAATCCGAAGCAGCAGATTACCCGGGCTGAGGCTGCAGTTGAGATCAGCAATGCGCTGGCGTACCTGAAAGCCCATCCGGCACCAACGGCTCAGAGCGAGATCCTCACCGCAGAAGAAGCCGTGCAACTGATTAAGGAAGCTGTAGGTCCTGAAGCGGATCTGCAGATCAAGATCAGCCCGGCTGCCAGTATGAGCAGAGAATCGTTCACCTACCTCCTGATTAATACGCTGCAGTCAAGCGGCCAGCTGCCGATGTATAAGCTTGTTCCGGTTACAGTTGCTGATGAGGATCAAATGGATATTCTGAACTCCGGGGCGATCCAGACGGCGCTTGCCCTCAAGATTGTCAGCCTGGACCAAGGCGGTAATTTCAACCCGAAGGACCCGATCACCCGCACAGACGGAACCGCGATGGTTAGCAAGGTTCAGGAAATTTTGAAAGATAAAGGCGCAAAATAAACGAGTTGAGTTCATTGACTCCTGCTAATGTAAAGAAAAGAACGGCACCGGGTGCCGTTCTTTTCTTTATTTTATATGCTGATTCTGCAGCTTACAGGGAGCTGAATTTTGCTTTTACCTGAGCCAGCATCTTGCTGAGCTCTTCATTACCCGCACCGCTGCCAATGCCGCCGAACAGGAATTGCTCCAGCACTTCAACGCCGCAGAATTCGAAGATTCCGCTGCCGGAAGTCTGCTTCAGTGAGTTGTGCATGCCAATAGCCTCATATACTTCCCCCCGTAAAGTGCGAATACCTTATGGTACAGCCTGTCTTCAAAAGCATACTTCAGCATCGCCTCTGCCGCCTAAGTAGCGTCCCGTTCCCCCAAAACTCCTCACCGATCCAGTAAGCCAGCTCGCCATTGTTGAATTTTTCGTTGCGGGACAAGGCTATCGCACCATATAAAACTCCGCTCACCTTATCCGTTACGGCGAATTCATACAACAATCCTGCCCCAAAGTCAGCTTCGTGGCGGTCAATCCAGGTCAGGCATCCTCCAACGTGTAGGGATACGGCAGGCATAGGGTTGTTTTGTAGATAATGTAGACGTTAGATGATGACCTTCCATGGACTCGTTCTATAACTTAGCTGCACTTTTTACACTTATTATCGCTGATTTTGGCTTCAACAGCGCTTTAAGTGTATTTCGTGCAACTAAAAAAGCCGAAAACGGCCTTTTTAGCCGATTCGGACAGATTTAGTTGCACAGAGTGCAGTTATACGGCGCAGAGGGCATTTTTTGCTGTTTTTAGTTGCACAAAGTGCAGCTATCCCGCACAGGGGGTGGGTTCCGTGTTCACCAAGCAGCCCGCAGGCATTACGTTCGTGAGGGAAGTCTTACTTTCAGCACACAGACTTACACGCAGCATTCACGCTCTACATCCAGCACTCCAGCCCGCAGCTTTTACTTTCAGCAGCTACCTCCGCATTCACACCTGCTCTGGCGCATCATCCCCCCACCTTACACCGGCAGCCTAACCGCAAACACCGAGCCCTTCCCCGGCGTGCTATCCACTGATACACTCCCCCCGCTCAGCTCCACAATCCGCCGCACCAAGGGCAGGCCGAGGCCGTTGCCTTCTGCCGACCGCGACTTGTCGCCCTGGTAGAATTTCTCGAAGATCCGCTTCATCACTTCCTCGGTCATCCCGGTACCGGAATCTGCGATCCGCACAGTAACAGCATCCTCCGCGCTCAACAGGCTGACAGCTACTTCCCCGCCGTTATCCGTGAATTTGATCGCATTGCTGAGCAGATTCAGCCACACCTGCATCAGCAGCTCTTCGTTCCCGTAATAAACAACCGGCTCAAGCGTCAGCTCCAGGTTGATCCCCTTATCATTCCACTGGGCTTCCAGCAGCAGCAGCGCCTGGCGGAGCTGTTCGTCGAGGGCGAACTCTTTTTTGCCGCCAACAATCTCCTGGTTCTCCAGCTTGGACAGCTTCAGGATATTGCTGGACAGCGATGACAGCTGACGGGTGCTCTCAATGATCAGCCGGCTGTAATCCGCACGTTCCTCCGGCGACAGCTCCTGATCCTGCATCAGCGTGGCATAGCCCTCGATAGCAGCAATCGGTGTTTTGAATTCATGTGACACATTGACGATAAAATCATTACGCAGCGTCTCCATACCGCCCAGCTCCTGAACCATGCTATTAAAGTTAACCGCCATTTCACCAATCACGTCTACTTTATGGTTTTCATGAGCTACCCTCGCACTGAAATCCCCCTTCGCAACCTGCTTGGCCGCTTTACTGAGATCGTTGATCGGGGCCAGCAGCTTCCGCCCGACAACCGCTGTAATAGCAGTACCAGTGAGCACACTGGCAAGCAGCAGCACCGAAACCGGCCAAAAGATATGAAACCGTCCCACATCAATCAGACCTGATTTGATAATCAGCATACTGAGGCCGAACATGAGCACTCCGTCACACAGCAGGATTAGAAAGACGCTAAGCACCAGCGCTCCCCACAGGTTACCGTTTTTGCCCGGCCTGCTCACAGATGCTTCACCGCCTTGTAGCCCAGTCCCCTCACGGTCACAATTTCGAACTCCGGACTGTCCTTGAAGCGTTCACGCAGCCGGTTGATATGCACATCGACGGTCCGGGCATCCGTCTCTGAGTCCATTCCCCAGATTTCATCCATCAGCTGCTGGCGTGTAAAAATCTTGTTCGGATAGGACAGCAGCTTGTACAGCAGATAGAACTCCTTCTGGGGTAAAAGCGTGCTCCGCTCCCCGCGGTGAACCGTCAGCGAATCATAGTCGAGGATAATCTCCCCGATCACCAGTCTGCGTTCACTTACAATTTTCGCCCGGCGCAGCAGTGCCCCGACCCGCAGAATCATTTCATTCACGTCGATCGGCTTCACCATATAGTCATCCGTACCTGCCAGGTAGCCGCGCTGTTTGTCTTCAAAGCTTTCTTTTGCCGTAACCATCAGCACCGGGGTATTAAAGCCCGCCTCTCTCAGCCGCCCGGTCAGCTCATATCCGTCTATATGGGGCATCATAATATCCGAAATAATCAGGTCAATAATCTGCGTATCCAGCAGCTCCAGCGCATGCTGACCGTCCTCAGCCAGCACCGGATGGTAGCCGTGTTTGGCCAGCACCGTACCGATCAGCTGCCGCAGCTTGCCGTTGTCTTCCACTACCAGAATGTTAATCATGTATACACCTGCATTCTCTAAAAGTCATTAACCGTCCCGCAAAAAAGCACCTGCTCACATTGTACAATATTTATATGAACCCATTATGAACTAAAACGCGTATCACTTACTATGTAATGGCGACTCACCGGGCGGACCGGGAAGGTACGAGTTGATGTTCAGTTCATATAACTATGTTACGCTTTGCACAAAGACAGAGATTCAAGGATGAGAGAGGATGAGATTAACGGTATGCTGCAGCTTAAAAACATCTCCAAAAGCTATACCACCGGCAGTTTCACACAAACTGCACTTGATGATGTAAGTCTCGATTTCCGCAAAAACGAGTTTGTGGCCATTCTCGGGCCCAGCGGTTCGGGTAAAACAACCAGCCTGAACATCATCGGCGGGCTTGACCAATATGACAGTGGCGACCTGATCATTAACGGAACGTCGACCAAGGCCTTCAAGGACAGTGACTGGGACGCTTACCGGAACAACAGTGTGGGATTTATTTTTCAGAGCTACAACCTGATCTCCCACCTGAGCATCACCGATAACGTGGAAATGGGCATGACCCTGAGCGGCGTGAGTGCTGATATTAAACACCGGAAAGCAGTTGAGGCGCTGGAGAAGGTCGGGCTGAAGGATCATATCCACAAAAAACCGGGCCAGCTGTCCGGCGGCCAGATGCAGCGTGTCGCTATTGCCAGAGCGCTTGCTAACGATCCTGATATTATTCTCGCAGACGAGCCGACCGGCGCACTTGATACCGTAACCAGCGAGCAGATCATGGAGCTGATCAAGGAAATCGCCAAAGATAAGCTCGTTGTCATGGTTACCCACAACCCGGAGCTGGCAGAAGCCTATGCCGACCGGATTGTACAATTCAGGGATGGCAAGGTTATTTCTGACACCAACCCTCCAACCGAGCTTAAGACCAATGCCAATTATCAGCTGAAAAAGACGGCAATGAGCTACTTTACCGCCCTCAAGCTGTCCGGCAAAAATATCTCAACCAAAAAGTGGAGAACCGCGCTTACCGCCTTCGCCTCCAGTATCGGCATCATCGGGATTGCCCTGATTCTCTCCTTATCGAACGGGTTCGACAAGCAGATCAGCAGCTATGAGTCCGGAGCATTATCGAACTTCCCGGTGACGATTAGTGAAACAGCCGCGCAGATTGATATGTCTAACCCGCCGGGAGCGCAAACGGAGGAAGCCGACAAGAAGTGGACCGAATTTACAGATGCCTCTGAAGTATATCCATATGATCCAACGGCCAACACCGTTCTGCATACGAATGAGCTGAGCCCGGAATATCTGGATTATCTGGACAAAATCGACCCTGCACTGCTGGACGGCGTATCCTACAGCCGCAAGGTTAACATGAATATCCTCCGTTCAGATGGCGAAACTGCCGTTCCTATGGACACAGCCAGCCTGAACTTCACTACCTATCCCGATAAGCCGGCCGGTACCGAAGGCAGCTATCTGGCGGATTATTACGATCTGCTTGCAGGCAGCCTGCCAGAGCAGCCTACTGATCTGGTGATGGTTGTCGATGAATACAACCGGATGAACCAGAGTGTTCTCGAAGCCCTGGGTCTTGATTACGATGCTGCCAATGTCAGCTTCGACGATATTATCGGCCATGAGTTCAAGCTGGTCTATAATGATGACTACTACACTGAAGCAGACAGCATGTTCAAACTGAACGGCAACGCCGCCGATCTGAGCGAAATGTATAACAGCGCTAATGCGGTAACCCTGAATATCTCGGGGATTATCCGCAAGCAGCAGGATTCCCCAATGTCCACGATGTCTGCAGGTATCGCCTACTCGGACAGCCTCGCGGAACAGTTCATTGAAAATGCACAGGGCTCAGCCATTGTGCTGGCCCAGAAGCAGCAGGATCAGGTTAATGTGCTGACCGGCAAAGTCTTTTCCCAAATAGGGGGAATTGACATGAGCGGTATGGGTATGGGCATGGGAATGGGAATGGGAATGGGCGGCTCAAGCGCAAGCACTGACCCGGGCAGTGCTACCTCCCAGGAAGCCGCGCTTGCTGCCCTTGGCGCTGTAGCTACTCCATCCTCCATCTCCTTGTATCCTAAAGATTTCGGAGCCAAAGAGAAGCTTGTTGCCTATCTCGACAAATGGAACGATAAACACAGCAATGAAGAATTGATTGTGTATACTGACCTGGCAGCGATGGTGACCAGCCTGTCCAGCGGTATTATGGACGGAATTACAATGGTATTGATCGCCTTTGCCTCCATCTCACTGGTCGTATCCCTGATCATGATTGGTATTATCACTTACATCTCCGTGCTGGAACGGACTAAGGAGATCGGGGTGCTGCGCGCCCTCGGTGCGCGCAAGAAGGACATCACCCGCGTATTTAATGCGGAGACCTGCATTATCGGCTCACTCTCCGGACTGCTCGGCATCGGGATTGCTTATCTGCTGACCCTTCCGGTCAACATTATTCTTAAATCCATCACCGACCTGAACAATGTTGCGCAGCTCAATCCGCTGCATGCTCTCGGACTTGTCGTGCTCAGCGTCGGCCTGACCATGCTGGGCGGCTTCATCCCTGCCAAGTTCGCAGCCAAGAAGGATCCGGTTGTGGCACTGCGCAGCGAATAATCACTGTTTAACAAGGAGCTGATCTTGGACCTGCTCCTTGTTTTCTTTATAATGAAGAGAAAAACGAAACCATGGAGCCGCTAAACAATGAGGAAGTTCACAAATGAAACGGCCAAAAAAATAATGGCCAACGAGATCGGTGTCGAGGCACTGCTCAAGCAATATCCGGAGTATAAGGATGAGGTGCTGCGGGAGCTGGGTGACATTAAAAAGAACGCCGAGTCAAATGTAGTACAGGCCATCATCGACCGCTACACAGCCAGCGCCAAAATAGCCAATGCCAAAATCAGCAAAAGCGGGATGAACGAAGTCACTGTGAATGCTTTTCTGCCAAATATAATTAAAGCGCGGTTTGCAATCTATCTGCTGGAACAGCTGAATATTGCCGTCTCTGCCAAAACACCGGCCGGCAATATCCGCTTTAACCGCTGGGACGGGATGATCCTGCAGAAGCTGCTGTTCCGCAAGGGGTTTGAGCGCAAGCCGGTATCGCTGCCCGCGTTCCGCTTTTTCTGGAAATGGGTTAAGGATAAAACGATCCTGATGCCGCTGGTTAACAAAAAGGGGATTTACTGCTTCTACTCCAAAGAACTGATCAAGGAGCTCGCAGCGCTGACTCAGGACAAGAATTGCCTGGAGATTGCTGCCGGGGACGGCACACTGACACGCTTTTTAAATGAAGCCGGCATTGCCTGCACAGCAACTGATGATTACAGCTGGAAGCATTATATCGACTATCCTGCGTTTGTGGAGAAGGCCGATGCCAAATCGGCACTGGCTAAATATAGCCCGGAAGTAGTCATATGCTCCTGGCCTGTTCCGAAGAACCCTTATGAGAAGCATGTGTTCCGGACAGATTCTGTGCAGCTCTATGTCGTGATCGGGACCAGGAATTCTCAAACAACCGGGGATTTCGAGGCCTACCATAATGCGGATCAGTTTACGATGGAGTTAGACGAGCGCCTGTCAGCGCTGATTGTGCCGCCGTCCAGGGACAATGCGGTGTATCTTTTCCGGAAAAAGGCGGCTGCTGAACAGTAAGCCACACTTTACTAACAGCTAAACATCTGCCGCTATCCCTTTAACAGAAAAACGGCATGCCGCTGCCGGCATACCGCCCGTTCCCGTTTATTCTGTTATCCGACGATATGGCCTGCGCCTTGACGCTGCTATCTCTTTCGTGAGGCTCCCCTGCATGACCGGTGTTATAAAGTGTGTTTGTCAGCAGCTACTGATGCAGGATAGCGTTCACAATTCCATTTTACCCGTTGCAATATTTTTAAAACGGTATTTTGGACTCAGGATATTTTACTGGAAAAACTCTGTACTTTCTCCACCTTAAAAGGAATATCAAAGGCAAAGATACAGCCCTTTCCACTCGTTTCCTTCAGCCATATTTTACCGCCCATGAGCTCAGTCAGCTGCTTGCAAATAGAAAGCCCGAGCCCCGCTCCGCCGTATTTGCCCGGAGAACAATGCTCGTGAATTTGTGAGAAGGAGCGGAACAGGCTGTCTTGTTGTTCAGGCGGAAGTCCGATCCCCGAATCTCTAAC contains these protein-coding regions:
- a CDS encoding ABC transporter ATP-binding protein/permease, translating into MREDEINGMLQLKNISKSYTTGSFTQTALDDVSLDFRKNEFVAILGPSGSGKTTSLNIIGGLDQYDSGDLIINGTSTKAFKDSDWDAYRNNSVGFIFQSYNLISHLSITDNVEMGMTLSGVSADIKHRKAVEALEKVGLKDHIHKKPGQLSGGQMQRVAIARALANDPDIILADEPTGALDTVTSEQIMELIKEIAKDKLVVMVTHNPELAEAYADRIVQFRDGKVISDTNPPTELKTNANYQLKKTAMSYFTALKLSGKNISTKKWRTALTAFASSIGIIGIALILSLSNGFDKQISSYESGALSNFPVTISETAAQIDMSNPPGAQTEEADKKWTEFTDASEVYPYDPTANTVLHTNELSPEYLDYLDKIDPALLDGVSYSRKVNMNILRSDGETAVPMDTASLNFTTYPDKPAGTEGSYLADYYDLLAGSLPEQPTDLVMVVDEYNRMNQSVLEALGLDYDAANVSFDDIIGHEFKLVYNDDYYTEADSMFKLNGNAADLSEMYNSANAVTLNISGIIRKQQDSPMSTMSAGIAYSDSLAEQFIENAQGSAIVLAQKQQDQVNVLTGKVFSQIGGIDMSGMGMGMGMGMGMGGSSASTDPGSATSQEAALAALGAVATPSSISLYPKDFGAKEKLVAYLDKWNDKHSNEELIVYTDLAAMVTSLSSGIMDGITMVLIAFASISLVVSLIMIGIITYISVLERTKEIGVLRALGARKKDITRVFNAETCIIGSLSGLLGIGIAYLLTLPVNIILKSITDLNNVAQLNPLHALGLVVLSVGLTMLGGFIPAKFAAKKDPVVALRSE
- a CDS encoding response regulator transcription factor, yielding MINILVVEDNGKLRQLIGTVLAKHGYHPVLAEDGQHALELLDTQIIDLIISDIMMPHIDGYELTGRLREAGFNTPVLMVTAKESFEDKQRGYLAGTDDYMVKPIDVNEMILRVGALLRRAKIVSERRLVIGEIILDYDSLTVHRGERSTLLPQKEFYLLYKLLSYPNKIFTRQQLMDEIWGMDSETDARTVDVHINRLRERFKDSPEFEIVTVRGLGYKAVKHL
- a CDS encoding S-layer homology domain-containing protein gives rise to the protein MKKSFKLVTLSAAAAIAFSFAGEQFASAAAFSDLNNVADKEKIIALQDQGLVKGISTTKFGPHLPISEAEGVQMIVNAAGLNLDTIRFVKAPKASDYFVNANDSAWYAQALIIAGVHGLDLPADLQPGSKLTREAFTHQLIDAIELGGRLPMIKIAPVEFADQDQVTAEYSGSLQRALAYGVVKLDNNGKLNPKQQITRAEAAVEISNALAYLKAHPAPTAQSEILTAEEAVQLIKEAVGPEADLQIKISPAASMSRESFTYLLINTLQSSGQLPMYKLVPVTVADEDQMDILNSGAIQTALALKIVSLDQGGNFNPKDPITRTDGTAMVSKVQEILKDKGAK
- a CDS encoding ABC transporter ATP-binding protein gives rise to the protein MLTIRQFSKSYKGGKKAVHNLSLTVEKGDIYGFIGHNGAGKTTTIRAVVGVMDFEEGEIEIDGISMKKDPLACKSRIAYIPDNPDLYDHLTGIQYLSFIGDLFNVSRKDRELLIAKYGGAFQLTPHLGDLISGYSHGMKQKLAIISALIHKPKLLVLDEPFVGLDPKAAHTLKTIMAEVCSEGSAIFFSTHVLDTAEKLCNKIAIIKAGELIVQGLTEEVIGKNSLEDVFMELIDHD
- a CDS encoding GNAT family N-acetyltransferase, with the translated sequence MPAVSLHVGGCLTWIDRHEADFGAGLLYEFAVTDKVSGVLYGAIALSRNEKFNNGELAYWIGEEFWGNGTLLRRQRRC
- a CDS encoding HAMP domain-containing sensor histidine kinase — encoded protein: MSRPGKNGNLWGALVLSVFLILLCDGVLMFGLSMLIIKSGLIDVGRFHIFWPVSVLLLASVLTGTAITAVVGRKLLAPINDLSKAAKQVAKGDFSARVAHENHKVDVIGEMAVNFNSMVQELGGMETLRNDFIVNVSHEFKTPIAAIEGYATLMQDQELSPEERADYSRLIIESTRQLSSLSSNILKLSKLENQEIVGGKKEFALDEQLRQALLLLEAQWNDKGINLELTLEPVVYYGNEELLMQVWLNLLSNAIKFTDNGGEVAVSLLSAEDAVTVRIADSGTGMTEEVMKRIFEKFYQGDKSRSAEGNGLGLPLVRRIVELSGGSVSVDSTPGKGSVFAVRLPV